Part of the Thermococcus barossii genome is shown below.
CCGGGCTATCCTGAGGGATAATTCGGCGGGAACCAGCTATCGCCGGCCTCGATTGGCCTTTCACCCCTAGCCCGAGGTCACGGGAGCGAATTGCACGTCAGCATCCCTAGCGGGCCTCCATCCCTCTGTTGAGGGACTTCACCCTGCCCCGGGCTAGATCGACCGGCTTCGGGTCTCACCCGAGCGACTCCGGGCGCTTTCACACCCCGTCCCTCGCCCTTACGGGCTGCGGACCTGTCGGTTTCCCTGTGGCTTCGGGGTTGAACCCCTTAACCTCGCCGCTCGGGTGAACTCCCTGCCCCGTGATCCAAGACGGACGGTGCAACCCCGGTCGCCTCCCCTCGTACTCCACGGTCGCCCGTGTTTCCTTCGGGGAGGGTCAACCCTTTCGGGCCGCACCCACCTATCGCCGCCTGGTTTCAGGCTCTTTTCACCCCCTGCCAGGGGTGCTTTTCAGCTTTCCCTCACGGTACTAGTTCGCTATCGGTCTCGGGACGTATTTAGGGTTGGGAGCCGATGCCTCCCAGCTTCCCGCCGGATATCCGACCGACGGTACTCAGGAACCCTGCAGGAGCCTGAGGGCTTACGCCTACGGGGCTTTCACCCTCTACGGCGCCGCGTTCCAGCGGACTTCGGCTTCACCCTCGAGGCTCCGATGCAGGGCCCTGCAACACCACATCCCCTTCGGGTTTCCCCGAAGGGTTCAGTTTGCCCTGTGCCGCTTTCGGTCGCCCCTACTAACGGCATCGCTTTTGCTTTCTTTTCCTGCGGGTACTAAGATGTTTCAATTCCCCGCGTTCCCCCTCCCGACTGGGAGTGCGGCAAGAGCCGCAGGAGGTCCCATTCGGGAATCCCCGGTTCGACGGCTGCCTGCGCCTCGCCGGGGCTTATCGCAGCTTGCCACGCCCTTCGTCGGCGCCCCGAGCCGAGCCATCCACCAGGCGGCTTAGGTTTTCTGCCCCCTACTCAGGGGGCTGGGCATTTTTTGGGTCAATCGGCCTGTGCACGGTCCTCATCGTGACCCCTGTTCGGGGCCTAGGACCCTTCCACCCCGAGCCGTGCTCGGGATGTGCACCTCTTCGTGGTGGACCGGCCGGGATTCGAACCCGGGGCCTTCGGCTTGCAAAGCCGACGCTCTCCCAGGCTGAGCTACCGGCCCACGGATGGCAGGCCCGACATCCCTTAGACCCCCCGGACGGATTTTCCGGCGATAGGAGGTGATCGAGCCGTAGGTTCCCCTACGGCTACCTTGTTACGACTTCTCCCCCCTCACGGAGCCCAGACTCGACCCGACCTCCCCGAAGGGAGATCAGGCCTCATCCAGACCCCGCTCGGGTGGAGTGACGGGCGGTGTGTGCAAGGAGCAGGGACGTATTCGCCGCGCGATGATGACACGCGGGTACTAGGGATTCCAGCTTCACGCGGGCGAGTTGCAGCCCGCGATCCGAACTGGGGGCGGGTTTAGGGGATTCCCTTCCCCTTTCGGGGTCGGATCCCATTGTCCCGCCCATTGTAGCGCGCGTGTAGCCCGGGGGTTTCGGGGCATACTGACCTACCGTCGCCCGCTCCTTCCTCCGGCTTATCGCCGGCGGTCCCCCCAGAGTGCCTCCTCCCCAGCGGGGAGGACTGGCAACTGGGGGCGCGGGTCTCGCTCGTTACCACACTTAAGTGGACGCCTCACGGTACGAGCTGACGGCGGCCATGCACCTCCTCTCGGCGTGTCCGGCAAGACCTTCAGCCTGGCCTTCATCCTGCCGTCGCCCCCGGTGAGGTTCCCGGCGTTGAATCCAATTAAACCGCACGCTCCACCCCTTGTAGTGCTCCCCCGCCAATTCCTTTAAGTTTCAGCCTTGCGGCCGTACTCCCCAGGCGGCGGGCTTAACGGCTTCCCTTCGGCACCGGGCGAGCTCGAAGCTCGCCCGACACCTAGCCCGCATCCTTTACAGCCAGGACTACCCGGGTATCTAATCCGGTTCGCTCCCCTGGCCTTCGTCCCTCACCGTCGGACCCGTTCCAGCCGGGCGCCTTCGCCACTGGCGGTCCCCCTGGGATTATAGGATTTCACCCCTACCCCAGGGGTACCCCCGGCCTCTCCCGGTCCCAAGGCCCGCAGTATCCCCAGCAAGCCCCACGGTTGAGCCGTGGGATTTCGCCAGGGACTTACGGGCCCGGCTACGGACGCTTTAGGCCCAATAATAGCGGCCACCACTCGGGCCGCCGGTATTACCGCGGCGGCTGCCACCGGCCTTGCCCAGCCCTTATTCCCGGAGCTTTTTACACTCCGGAAAAGCCGTGGCGATGCCACGGCACTGGGGGTCCCCCCGTCGCGGTTGCCCGCATTGCGGAGGTTTCGCGCCTGCTGCGCCCCGTAGGGCCTGGACCCGTGTCTCAGTGTCCATCTCCGGGCTCCCACTCTCATGGCCCGTACCGATCTTCGGCTTGGTGGGCCGTTACCCCACCAACTACCTAATCGGCCGCCGGCCCATCCTCGGGCGGGCAGAGCCCCTTTCGGCCTGAGGACCTTCCAGTACCTCAGGCCTATGGGGGATTAGCCCCAGTTTCCCGGGGTTATCCCCCTCCCGAGGGTAGGTTACCGACGTGTTACTGAGCCGTCCGCCGGTGCGCGCAAGGCGCCCCATGACTCGCATGGCTTAGTCGGACCCCCATAGCAGTGGCCTCCGGCAGGATCAACCGGAATTGAGCAAGGAGTACGGCCGGTGGGACTTCCCTCAAGGGGAAGTACCAAATATCCGTCCGGGGTTTAGTCGGGATGTCGGGCCTGCCTTACCCCCGAGGGGTCCGCCTTTCGGCGTTTCCTCGGGAGCGCACCTTTTTGTGACCCGGGCTGGAGGGCGGGGTTCATGAGTGGGTGCTTTGCACCCTGTCCCCCCGACGCCGCCGTCTTGGCGCCCGGGTTTGTCGCGCCCTGTTCGGGCGCTCCACCCAATAGGGATGAACCCCCACAGTGAAAAATTTTTGCAAAACCTCTCTCCGGCAATATTTTTGAAAAAGAAACTGTCAAAAAGCTCCGATAAAATGCACAATTTTAGACATAAAAACGGCAAAAGATTTTTGCACGATCAGAGGAGGAAAAACATGAGAAGCAGAAACCCCGAGATCACCGAAACCGCGGTCCCCATGGCGAGTGCATCATCGTGACTCAGGCCAAGGCCCCCACCAACGACCCACCCAACGTAACCGCCAAGACCCACAATGGGGAGGGAGAGCATGAAGGGCAGCCAACGTCCCCTCAGCGGTATCAACCTACCCACCAGGAGAACAAAATCCAGCGCGGCAATGAACGTCATGAGGATGAATCCCCCTGTATAAAGCACAAACCTCTCTTTCATCCTCCACACCATCCACGAACCCCAGGAATGGTCATGAAGAAAACAAGAACGGAGAAAAGACCAACCAAGAGGGCCAGCTTTCTGGAGGCGCCTTCATCCAGTCCGCTGGCGATGAGGAGACGTTTCGTTAGCGGAAGGAGAATCAGGAGCGAAAGGACGATTGAAATTCCGGAACCGAAAGAAGGGTTCGTGCCGGCAAGTCCAAGCACCAGAAAATAGGTCAGCAGGATAAATCCAGCCCCAAAAAAACGTCAGAAAGGTCAAGAGAGCGGCGAGGGGAGACACCCGAACCATAGTACCTCCTCACAGCTTTAGTATATCGGGCACTATGCTGATATTTGACACCGGAGTGGGAATGGTGTTCGTCACGGCCAGCTCATCCACGGCTTTGGTCACCCTCTCTATCGCCCCTTCCGCGAAAACCCCGTGAGTGGCCGCGACGAAGACCTTCTCCGCGCCCATCTCCCTGAGCAGGTTCGCGGCCTTTATCATCGTCCCGCCGGTGCTTATGATGTCATCCACGATGAGCACGTTCTTGCCACTGACATCAACGTCCACCGGCTTCATCTGAACCTCGGTTGGAGAGATTCTCGTCTTCTGGAAGTGGCTGTACTCAAGGCCAAGTTTTTCAGCAACGGCCCTGGCCCTCATCAGCGCTCCCTTGTCAGGAGCCAGAACGAGACCATCCCCCAGCTTTTCCCTGAAGTAATCGGCAATTGCCCTTGCCGGGGAGAGGTTGACCGCCTTTCCCGGGAAGAACCTTAGTGTCTCGGGGTTGTGGAGGTCAAAGACGTAGAGTTCGTCGTAGTAAACGGCGAGGGTTCTCATTACCGCCCTCACACTCACGGGCTCGCCGTCCTTCGTGACCCTGTCCTGCCTGCTGTAGGCAAAGTACGGAACGACCGCCCTGAGCCTCTGAACCCCGCTCTCACGCAGAGCATCGGCGAGGAGAATGAGCTCAACTATGTGTTCATCCTGGGGTGCGAAGGTTGAGCTCACGACGGTGACGTCCCGCGAGGAGCCGAGGACACGGACGTACTTCTCCCCGTCGGGGAACCTCTTTATCTCAACATCGAGGACCTCACCGCCGAGGGCCTTTATCTCGTCCTCAAGATGCCTGCCACCGCTTCCAATCACGAACATGAGCATCACCCCTTTGCCGTTGAAATGTTCAAGTCACGGCTTATAAACCCACCGTCATACCAGAAGGACGGCAATAACTCCCGCGAGGAATATGCCGTCGAAGGTTCCCGCGCCGCCGATGCTCACCATCGGCGCACCCAGGTTCTTAATTTTATTCCAGTTCATCAGGTCGGCCCCTATGAGGACCCCCATCGTTCCGCTGACGTAGGCCACGAGGTTAGGATTCCCGTCGCCGAGGAGCCAGCCAAGGATTATGGCTATCAGCGGGGGGAGGAATACTGGCATCGCTATGCCAAGGCCCCTTACCGGTCGGGCAAAGGCGTGGCTAAAGAGGGCCGCTACAAGGGTCGCAAGCAGGGTATTGAAGAGCAGCCCGAACTGTCCGAAGTAGATGAGCCTGAAGACCTCGTACAGGACGATGCTCAGGGGAACCAGCGCCCCGCCGACGTTTATCGCTATTATCACCCTCCTCTCCGCCCAGTCGAAGTAGGGGACAGGATAGGAGATTCCGAAGAAGCGGACCTCACCCAGGGCGAGGACTGGCTCGTAGGAGACTTCTTCGGCTATGGGGATGTTGATGAAGCTTCCAAGGAGGGCGAAGAGAAAGAGAGCGTAAGCGACCTCCGGCGGCATTCCGAGCTTCTCAAAGGCGGCCATGACCACGCTCGAAAAGACTATGAAAACCGCCAGGAAGATGAAGAATATAAGAAGCAGCACGGGGAGCGAAACTGGCGGGATTATGAAGCGTCTCTTATTCATCCTCCACCACCACGTTGGCCCAGACCTGGGCGCCCCTTGCAACGCGAACCTTCCTCGGTCCCTCGAACTTCTTCGCGTTGCGGAAGACCCAGGCGTAGAGGGGTTTTCCCCCCGAGTACTCCCTCAGGAAATCAGCGTCAACAAGGTGCTTGTCTCCATGCCGGGCCAGTTCCTCCGGGGTGAACGGACCGAGGACGTCAACGAGTTCGGCGCTGCCAACGGCCTTGCCCCCGCTGAGAATGAGAACCTCGCCCCTAACCTTAGTTCGAGATTTCCGAATCTCCCAGGTCTTTTTTCCCTCCACGATGAGGGTCGCGAACGGTTCGCGAACTATCAGACCCTTCTTGGAGTTTGAATTCCCGGCACACATCAGTATGGTGACGAAAGCGAAGTATATAAAATCTACGCCGGGCTTTCGGAAGCTACCGGGCCGATTTCCAAAGAGAACCGTCAATGAAAAACTTTAAGTCCACCTCACCGAACCCACGAGAGGAGGTATCACCGATGAAGATTATCTGGTACGGACACGCGTGCTTTTGGGTCGAGACGAAGGGTGTGAGACTGCTCATCGACCCGTATCCCGATGTTGACGACGACAAAATCGGGGAAGTGGACTACATACTGATAACCCACGAGCACGTTGACCACTACGGCAAGGTTGAACTGCTCTCAAGGCTCCGCGATGCCACCGTCATAGGACCGAAGCCGGTCTACATGATGGCCATCAGCGACGGGATAACGAAGGTAAGGGAGATAGAGGAGGGCCAGACGATAGAACTCGAAAACGGCGTCAAGGTCACGGCCGTCTACATGGAGCATCCATCGAGCCAGTATCCCGTAGGCTACATCGTGGAGGGCGACAAGACCCTCTTCCACACCGGCGATACCTATTCAACGCCAACCCTCCAGAAACTCAGGGGCAAGATAGACGTGCTCCTGGTGCCCATCAGCGGCCGCTCGACGGCAAACGAGCGGGAGGCGGCACAGATAATCGAGGACATAAGGCCACGAATAGTCATCCCCATGCACTACGGTATCTACGGCACGGGAAGCGTCGAAAAGCTCCAGGACGAGCTGAAGAGGAAGCGCATATGGGTGATGGTTAAGCCCATGGAACTCTACGAGGAGCTCACCATCTAGCGGTGGGGTCGATGCTCACCACTGGGGTAAAATCACTCGACGAGCTTCTCGGAGGGGGAGTTGCGGAGGGGGTTCTGACTCAGATTTACGGAAGCTTCGCCACGGGGAAGACAACGCTCGCGATCCAGGTGGGCCTTCTCAGCCGGGGAAAGGTGGCATACGTTGATACCGAGGGGGGCTTTTCTCCCGAGAGGCTGAGTCAAATGGCCGATGCGAGGGGTCTGGATGCCGGGGAGGCGCTCCAGAGGTTCATCCTTTTCACCCCCTCCGACTTCAAGGAGCAGAGGCGCACCATTGGGGGCCTGAAGAAGGTAGTTGATGACTCTTTTTCCCTTGTGGTGGTGGACTCTATAACCGCGCATTACAGGGCAGAGGAGCAGAGGAGGAATCTCACGGGCGAGCTCGCGAAGCAACTCCAGGTTCTCCTGTGGATAGCACGAAAAAAGCACATTCCCGTGATAGTCATCAACCAGGTTCACTTCGACAGCAGGGCCGAGAGGATGAAACCCGTCGCCGAGCACACCCTCAACTACAGGACAAAGGATATCCTGCGCCTCGACAAGCTCAACACGCCCGGACTGAGGGTGGCAATCCTGGAAAGGCACAGGTTCAGACCGGAGGGCGGAATGGTCTACTTCAGGATAACCGAGAAGGGGATTGAAGAGGTGCTGGGCGACGGAGAGAAAAGCGAGTAAAGAGGGAAAGGGCCTCAAACCCTCTCATAAACTTCCTGAACTATTCTAAGAACCGCCCTGTAGAGCTTCTCGGTAATGATGCCTTCCTCGTAATGCTCAGTCAGCTTGTCCTTGTCTATTATCTCCTTCTTCCCGTCCGGCCACTTAACGATGTCCACCTCAAGGTCTATGTAGCGCGCCCTGTCGGGATAAATCTCCACCGGCGTGTTGATGTTGTAGTACTCGCCCTTGAGGTTGCCGTTTCTGTCGTAGTAGCGGTGCACAAACCACCACTTGCCGGCCTCTATCTCCGTTATGACGTAGTCGCCGAACTCTATGGGAATGTCCAGGCCGTCATAGAACTTTCCTGGCTTTAAGTGGCGCTTGAAGGTTATCCTTAGCGGATTCATGGAGACCTCGGTTATCTCACCGGGCCCTATCTTTATCCTCTGCCCGTCGGGCTTGTAGTGCTCAAGGCTGAAGAGCCACCCCTTCTTGGGCCCCTTGTTGGCTATCAATGCCTCCCAGAAGCCACTCTTTACCTTCTCCCTCTGGCCCGGAACCTTCGAGAGTATTCCCTCCGCTATCTCCACCGCGAAGCTCAGCTCGGGGTCGTAGGCCTTGAGCTGGTGGTGTCCCTCAACGGTCGGGATTACTCTGTTCCGTATCTCGTCGAGCTTTCTCTTTGCGCCCCCTCCAAACTCAACCTCGTAGATGTTCCTTCCCTCGATTATGAGGGATGGGGCCGTGTAGGAGTCGGCCTTCTTCAGCCTGTCGGCCAGCTTTGAGAGCTTTATTATCTCGTCCCGGAGGGTGTTCCAGTCTTTATAAGCAGCCGCCGTCCTCCAGAGGATTCCCCACTCGCCGAGGTCTATGCTCAGGCCCAGGATGCGGAGCCTTTCGCGCTCGCTCTGCTCCCGTATCTTCCTCGATATCTTGACGTGCCTCTGCGCACCTATCGGCTTGGGAATGAGCACCGCGTAGTCTCCCGGAATCGTAAGCGTGACGCTCAGCTGGGGAAGGAGGTTGTGCTTCTTGACCTGAACCAGAACCTCATCACCCTCCATGGCGCGCGGCAGTTCGCTGGCGACCACGGTTCCTATGGCGCTCCCGATGTCTATGTAAACGTAGCGCTCGTCCCTCTTGACTACCATCCCCTTGTAAATCCCGTAGAGCTGGTAGGGGAGCTTCCTAAAGAAAACGTCAATGAGCTCGTCCTCAAGGACCGCCTTAACCTCCTCAACCTTCGTCCCAACGAGGATTACCCCGTGGTGGTCTTTCTTGTCGTAAACATCGACGTCAAACTCGTCGTAGGTCTTTTCGAGGTTGAAGCGCTCGACGATTCTGTTGCTGGGCTGTGCAATACCGAAGCCCCTGTCGAGGAACAGCTTTGTAAGGGCCGTTGAGTAAATGCCTCTAACCCGAACTGAAACTCCTGTGTCTGTAGACACCTTCACCACCCCTCATCTTCTTTTCCACCACTCCGATGAGCGTGAGCCCCTCGAGTATGCCCTCGGCGTCCTCGACGCCGCTGAGCTTCTCAACGTTTCTCGCCTCGACCCAGAGCAGTCCCCTGGAGTGCCAGTCTCTTAACGCATCCTCAACCTTGTGCACATCACCTGGATGAGTGTAAAGCCTGAGCAGGAAAACCTTCAGGGTTTCAAGCTCCGCCTCAAGTTTCTTAACTTTTCTGAGCTCCTCCATTATACCAACGGGTACCTTTTTCTCATTTTCGCCCCCCGCCAGGAGGCTCAGGCCCTCGACCTCCCGGAGCATCTCGCCGAGCGCCTTCCTGACGGCGTAGTCGTAGACCCTGTGGAACTGGACGAGCCTGTCCAGGGCCGTTGACAGCTTTATCCTCG
Proteins encoded:
- a CDS encoding DUF402 domain-containing protein yields the protein MSTDTGVSVRVRGIYSTALTKLFLDRGFGIAQPSNRIVERFNLEKTYDEFDVDVYDKKDHHGVILVGTKVEEVKAVLEDELIDVFFRKLPYQLYGIYKGMVVKRDERYVYIDIGSAIGTVVASELPRAMEGDEVLVQVKKHNLLPQLSVTLTIPGDYAVLIPKPIGAQRHVKISRKIREQSERERLRILGLSIDLGEWGILWRTAAAYKDWNTLRDEIIKLSKLADRLKKADSYTAPSLIIEGRNIYEVEFGGGAKRKLDEIRNRVIPTVEGHHQLKAYDPELSFAVEIAEGILSKVPGQREKVKSGFWEALIANKGPKKGWLFSLEHYKPDGQRIKIGPGEITEVSMNPLRITFKRHLKPGKFYDGLDIPIEFGDYVITEIEAGKWWFVHRYYDRNGNLKGEYYNINTPVEIYPDRARYIDLEVDIVKWPDGKKEIIDKDKLTEHYEEGIITEKLYRAVLRIVQEVYERV
- a CDS encoding ASCH domain-containing protein; translation: MCAGNSNSKKGLIVREPFATLIVEGKKTWEIRKSRTKVRGEVLILSGGKAVGSAELVDVLGPFTPEELARHGDKHLVDADFLREYSGGKPLYAWVFRNAKKFEGPRKVRVARGAQVWANVVVEDE
- a CDS encoding MBL fold metallo-hydrolase; the encoded protein is MKIIWYGHACFWVETKGVRLLIDPYPDVDDDKIGEVDYILITHEHVDHYGKVELLSRLRDATVIGPKPVYMMAISDGITKVREIEEGQTIELENGVKVTAVYMEHPSSQYPVGYIVEGDKTLFHTGDTYSTPTLQKLRGKIDVLLVPISGRSTANEREAAQIIEDIRPRIVIPMHYGIYGTGSVEKLQDELKRKRIWVMVKPMELYEELTI
- the radB gene encoding DNA repair and recombination protein RadB → MLTTGVKSLDELLGGGVAEGVLTQIYGSFATGKTTLAIQVGLLSRGKVAYVDTEGGFSPERLSQMADARGLDAGEALQRFILFTPSDFKEQRRTIGGLKKVVDDSFSLVVVDSITAHYRAEEQRRNLTGELAKQLQVLLWIARKKHIPVIVINQVHFDSRAERMKPVAEHTLNYRTKDILRLDKLNTPGLRVAILERHRFRPEGGMVYFRITEKGIEEVLGDGEKSE
- a CDS encoding DUF1614 domain-containing protein, which codes for MNKRRFIIPPVSLPVLLLIFFIFLAVFIVFSSVVMAAFEKLGMPPEVAYALFLFALLGSFINIPIAEEVSYEPVLALGEVRFFGISYPVPYFDWAERRVIIAINVGGALVPLSIVLYEVFRLIYFGQFGLLFNTLLATLVAALFSHAFARPVRGLGIAMPVFLPPLIAIILGWLLGDGNPNLVAYVSGTMGVLIGADLMNWNKIKNLGAPMVSIGGAGTFDGIFLAGVIAVLLV
- a CDS encoding ribose-phosphate diphosphokinase, whose amino-acid sequence is MFVIGSGGRHLEDEIKALGGEVLDVEIKRFPDGEKYVRVLGSSRDVTVVSSTFAPQDEHIVELILLADALRESGVQRLRAVVPYFAYSRQDRVTKDGEPVSVRAVMRTLAVYYDELYVFDLHNPETLRFFPGKAVNLSPARAIADYFREKLGDGLVLAPDKGALMRARAVAEKLGLEYSHFQKTRISPTEVQMKPVDVDVSGKNVLIVDDIISTGGTMIKAANLLREMGAEKVFVAATHGVFAEGAIERVTKAVDELAVTNTIPTPVSNISIVPDILKL